The following coding sequences lie in one Fundulus heteroclitus isolate FHET01 chromosome 20, MU-UCD_Fhet_4.1, whole genome shotgun sequence genomic window:
- the npepl1 gene encoding probable aminopeptidase NPEPL1 encodes MANVVLEFKVSAGDSDPQSRPVLILGQQSNLQQVSWSHIKGKLQPVVSKETWQAALSALNPNPTDSCPLYLNQAVVAALPSRVSRHNSPASVHFLSRLIRSCLPGGNNRCIVVVCERSDVFASACAIARAFPLFTRRSASSRRTEKKHVTVEFVLIGGDSSLDEAELGCLSNAADGVRLAARIVDTPCNEMNTDHFLDEIKAVGSELGITPVIIRGEELKQRGFGGIHGVGKAAEHPPALAVLSHTPDGATQTIAWVGKGIVYDTGGLSIKGKTTMPGMKRDCGGAAAILGAFKATIKQGFKDNLHAVFCLAENSVGPTATRPDDIHTLYSGKTVEINNTDAEGRLVLADGVVYACKDLSADIILDMATLTGAQGISTGKYHAAVMTNSEQWEVACVRAGRSSGDLAHPLVYCPELHFSEFTSAVADMKNSVADRENAQSSCAGLFIGSHLGFDWPGVWVHVDIASPVHAGERATGFGVALLMALFGQASDDSMLNQVSPLGAPSNKCEDQMERDCKRRRLV; translated from the exons ATGGCGAACGTGGTGCTGGAGTTCAAGGTTTCTGCTGGTGACTCGGATCCTCAGAGTCGGCCCGTCCTGATTCTGGGCCAGCAGAGCAACCTGCAACAAGTCAGCTGGAGCCACATCAAAGGAAAACTGCAGCCCGTCGTTAGCAAAGAG acCTGGCAGGCAGCACTCAGTGCTTTGAACCCCAACCCCACGGACAGCTGCCCCCTGTACCTGAACCAAGCCGTGGTGGCCGCTCTTCCTTCACGAGTCAGCAGGCACAACAGCCCGGCCTCCGTCCACTTCCTGTCCCGCCTGATCCGCTCCTGCCTCCCTGGAGGGAACAACCGCTGCATAGTG GTGGTGTGTGAGCGTTCAGACGTGTTCGCCTCTGCTTGCGCCATCGCCAGGGCGTTCCCCCTCTTCACCCGCCGCTCCGCATCCTCTCGCAGGACTGAGAAAAAACACGTGACTGTGGAGTTTGTGCTCATCGGTGGTGACAGCAGTCTAGATGAAGCAGAACTTGGG tgTCTCTCCAATGCTGCCGATGGTGTGCGGCTGGCAGCTCGCATTGTGGACACTCCATGCAATGAGATGAACACGGACCACTTCTTAGAC GAAATAAAGGCTGTGGGAAGTGAACTAGGAATTACTCCGGTCATCATTCGTGGAGAGGAACTGAAACAAAGAGGTTTTGGAG GTATTCACGGTGTTGGAAAGGCAGCAGAGCATCCTCCTGCATTAGCTGTGCTGAGCCACACTCCTGACGGGGCGACGCAGACCATCGCATGGGTGGGCAAAGGCATCGTGTACGACACCGGTGGACTCAGCATCAAGGGAAAG ACCACAATGCCCGGGATGAAGAGAGACTGTGGGGGAGCTGCTGCCATATTGGGAGCTTTCAAGGCCACCATCAAACAG GGCTTCAAGGACAACCTCCACGCGGTGTTCTGTCTCGCCGAGAACTCAGTGGGACCCACAGCCACTCGTCCCGATGACATCCACACCCTCTACTCTGGAAA GACGGTAGAGATCAACAACACCGACGCAGAGGGCAGGCTGGTGCTGGCGGATGGAGTGGTGTACGCCTGCAAAGATCTGTCTGCCGACATTATTCTGGACATGGCCACTCTAACGGGGGCTCAG GGAATTTCCACAGGGAAGTACCACGCAGCCGTCATGACCAACAGCGAGCAGTGGGAGGTGGCGTGTGTGCGCGCAGGTCGCAGCAGCGGCGATCTCGCCCACCCTCTGGTTTACTGTCCTGAGCTGCACTTCAGCGAGTTCACCTCGGCTGTGGCCGACATGAAAAACTCTGTGGCT GACCGTGAGAATGCCCAGAGCTCCTGTGCTGGCCTCTTCATCGGTTCCCATTTGGGCTTCGATTGGCCCGGTGTCTGGGTCCATGTCGACATCGCTTCTCCGGTTCACGCG GGTGAGCGTGCCACCGGGTTCGGTGTCGCTCTGCTCATGGCGCTGTTCGGCCAGGCATCGGACGACTCCATGCTGAACCAGGTGTCTCCTCTGGGAGCTCCATCCAACAAGTGTGAAGACCAGATGGAGCGGGACTGCAAGAGACGAAGACTGGTGTAG